A region from the Leishmania panamensis strain MHOM/PA/94/PSC-1 chromosome 20 sequence genome encodes:
- a CDS encoding hypothetical protein (TriTrypDB/GeneDB-style sysID: LpmP.20.3240) produces the protein MLCEEQLLELLWGEAKQQSQNAATLTHNIGVAFRYLETPWGDKAKQIIGALITLNAGSMHTTIWAALFQQLRETDKLTIKVYILKQFANVCWTVPTTQTENAFRAFAIEVRPMLADIQVVVNATFQKSFIITIKFFRSFAEKRLSSELFDTLYRDLTEWKRSDGLRAAASVIAIMADENPGCPPPEQLLFQARHELECFTLAILLDALVSLEVAPGRILDKQRIAAFCDELDGIIEKILAAPQLNEKVVPLCVNAYRRLKQVRHSWEPAAVKPFTHLILNALAQTKTNKLLFCPFLHFLQETSYSWWQSSNILWLLTDSGDPFVRADAYAALATTIRVIDVSEQRLLLADLIEKLRFSIEEQCSCTTVAILKFVKRLLLHTHFPPTTEELYLLKLLHLCRRHGKGLHHDVPAQLELLNLFLCVNVASDSLVVFARELFLVSPHRMVAERAFYVLCRFSRQMFLDSGMLTSGQYNNDSDYLEAVTQVRHEEPFESELISSIFINRAKGLFSCMYARLCTFAENEAKQHASCIIVCDAVKELCATTAVDVLCNVFFKHTMLSLLSELLVSQDAIPSDVYVSLVQACAACLHGSDPDICEDAHLLSTLVQHSWGVIVACATALFSSLAPAPVSPSWRFFRTDSLSQACHDLILTCRDIVLSNEVAFYDTIFHEILSSNIQLLTSCISLLRNAPIFVAELRDSVCYWLECCIALSFCVPKWVLRLLTVVLEVATVGLHRRPQRAETTQCLLLSVVRTCHRMVKQVINMDFLLCCQEICEFLLFFVLQDAEDEGFLFRELIANNWTLVLDLFSFCERIVIRLHSDNAADAFAAVLDVLLALCDSVYSSQLTCVIPHCSFEALLQALHKTAYFSQKRHCLRVISRILAAFDTNESIEGELHNCFSGNSNDIDFFERFDRFVELWNASSAQAQDHFKAMLGSSHRVENLVCAAAVDEQCIPKAVEAALVTSVAREVLGVLLIIVREAKAETLSPLLFVVSDAVFGESDGLLKAIICSYRWGWYGGQQTIQMLSCGVWRTLNTSLSLHLKLLSEVFQKDRSECVRCERCLRVANECASSLSFWQLCLGETSAEMLPHETEKSFSAIRLAEVLQLRNTSVLECIRLFCDHESNIATAFCFSNIRLLGAFFSTGVVCKMPSWDPLPLLRLLHLCVRDAKDSPVESELSEWLQLSCWLLFDQVLLSSAPQTIGVVNGKQSAEALMSVELATVLIQLSNLFFCSTAKSVEDVAICVVRYAMRNATVFTMGDISERLFWMIVRHCIYEVWTAITEETVVPMRDPEMVAFLCRAHVKVGLPLSVQREIHALFTPQLLLYGNTGSEFEDDSLRCVLWLVGNFASNDVHPSVYRGASSLLHASESTDTADSGAKPSGRQVLKSLPVAEHNLSQDDARSLSVAIHRVTAQLAQRVLSNTAGATPTNVLDALDVLCNLARHASAKTRHPARLLSNDVGLGQVYRTACDFMETFPLLSADASLDPPSHCLNYLLGQLPRERRTNNIPDALCLNIMVSLLSILLQAWLQESAADSAPPAQLPCALALHLPYLLRSDLPSYICALQCLRNLSVRGAAPEVKAIYDVALPRLMEDLVDARWGAVVSGCWYEVLVDCLGCVPGALRDGDRQLSRRIWEGLWRGAGSIELSCNQHLSERVQQSLQQVIKGLTLESAQWELCRLVVLDSGLQRRRMVATPVATSTFLTEPSVEVYFWLARELQERTWRSLLLQTQSAFVHHGAAVLNADSSRSLAFEFEKAVVLVHESPNERGEFATGKEVVCIVAERVRDSLFSTTDAVLAALNRFDFSGIIQRRSVLHELAKMMVRSSNVSQTSDSSNPSWAEVYFDVLYERAAWHDEGLWVACALATAAAGKTQLSWSKRVLASLIPASSSAWKRELMRRIAQRAKISGAQQEARQFFADASERLSALQRPPPLWKRELLAAVLFVFSS, from the coding sequence ATGCTATgcgaagagcagctgctggagctgctctgGGGcgaagcaaagcagcagtcgcagaaTGCAGCAACCCTGACACATAACATTGGTGTGGCCTTCCGATATCTCGAGACGCCTTGGGGTGACAAGGCGAAACAAATCATCGGTGCGCTCATTACACTGAATGCTGGCTCAATGCACACCACCATCTGGGCTGCCCTctttcagcagctgcgtgaaaCAGACAAACTCACCATCAAGGTATACATTCTCAAACAATTTGCCAACGTCTGTTGGACTGTTCCCACTACTCAAACCGAGAACGCTTTTCGTGCATTTGCCATTGAAGTGCGTCCAATGCTGGCGGACATTCAAGTTGTCGTTAATGCCACGTTTCAAAAGTCGTTTATCATCACAATCAAATTCTTTAGATCCTTTGCTGAGAAAAGGCTCTCCAGTGAGCTATTTGACACGCTTTACCGAGACCTGACAGAGTGGAAACGGTCAGATGGTCTCCGAGCGGCGGCCAGTGTCATTGCAATCATGGCAGATGAAAACCCGGGCTGCCCACCTCCAgagcagcttctcttccaAGCACGACATGAGTTAGAGTGTTTCACTCTTGCAATACTACTCGACGCCCTCGTATCTTTGGAGGTTGCCCCTGGTCGCATTTTGGACAAGCAACGCATTGCTGCATTTTGCGACGAGCTGGACGGTATAATCGAGAAAATTctcgcggcgccgcagctcaATGAAAAAGTTGTTCCACTCTGTGTCAATGCGTACCGACGACTGAAGCAGGTCCGGCACTCGTGGGAACCCGCAGCTGTTAAGCCTTTTACGCATCTTATTCTTAATGCACTTGCTCAAACAAAGACAAACAAGCTTCTCTTCTGCCCATTTTTACATTTTCTGCAAGAAACCTCGTATAGTTGGTGGCAGAGCTCGAACATTCTGTGGCTCCTGACGGATAGCGGTGACCCATTCGTGCGTGCCGATGCCTACGCAGCACTGGCAACCACTATACGTGTCATAGATGTTTCAGAGCAGCGCCTGTTGTTAGCCGACCTGATTGAAAAACTGCGTTTTTCAATCGAAGagcagtgcagctgcacgactGTCGCTATCCTTAAATTTGTGAAGAGGTTGTTGTTGCACACACATTTTCCGCCCACCACAGAGGAGCTCTACCTTCTAAAGTTGCTACACTTGTGTCGCCGTCACGGAAAAGGCCTACATCACGACGTGCCGGCGCAACTTGAACTGCTCaatctctttctctgtgtaaATGTTGCATCGGACTCACTGGTGGTGTTTGCACGAGAACTGTTTTTGGTATCACCTCATCGCATGGTTGCAGAAAGGGCCTTTTATGTGCTTTGCCGTTTCTCGAGGCAGATGTTTCTCGACAGTGGAATGCTAACAAGCGGACAGTACAATAACGACTCAGACTACCTTGAAGCTGTAACGCAAGTACGTCACGAGGAACCTTTCGAATCTGAACTCATTTCCTCAATTTTCATTAATCGTGCAAAAGGACTTTTCTCGTGCATGTATGCACGCCTTTGCACCTTCGCCGAAAATGAGGCGAAACAACACGCGAGCTGTATCATTGTGTGTGATGCTGTGAAGGAACTCTGCGCCACAACCGCAGTCGATGTTCTGTGCAACGTCTTCTTCAAGCACACCATGTTGTCCCTTTTGTCTGAGCTTCTTGTTTCGCAGGACGCTATACCAAGcgatgtgtatgtgtctctCGTACAGGCGTGCGCTGCTTGTCTTCATGGAAGTGACCCTGATATCTGTGAGGACGCACACTTGCTAAGCACTTTAGTACAGCATTCCTGGGGTGTAATTGTTGCATGCGCCACCGCTCTGTTTTCTTCCCTTGCTCCAGCCCCTGTTTCACCCTCATGGCGCTTTTTTCGCACtgactctctttctcaggCATGTCACGATCTTATTTTGACATGTCGAGATATTGTACTCTCAAATGAGGTCGCTTTCTACGATACCATATTTCACGAGATTCTCTCCAGCAACATACAGCTATTGACTTCCTGTATCTCCTTGCTGCGCAATGCACCAATTTTTGTGGCAGAGCTGAGGGATTCAGTGTGCTATTGGCTTGAGTGTTGcattgctctctctttttgtgtaCCAAAATGGGTGCTTCGACTTCTCACAGTTGTGCTTGAGGTAGCTACAGTGGGACTGCACAGGCGTCCTCAGCGAGCTGAGACAACGCAGTGCCTTCTTCTGTCGGTGGTACGTACGTGCCATAGGATGGTGAAACAAGTAATAAACATGGATTTCTTGTTGTGTTGCCAGGAAATCTGCGAATTTCTGCTATTCTTTGTTTTGCAAGATGCGGAAGACGAGGGATTTTTGTTTCGTGAACTCATCGCTAACAACTGGACGTTAGTCCTGGACCTATTTTCCTTTTGTGAACGAATTGTCATCAGGCTGCACAGCGACAACGCCGCTGATGCTTTTGCTGCAGTTTTGGACGTCCTATTAGCGTTGTGTGATAGTGTTTACTCTTCACAGCTCACATGTGTGATTCCGCACTGCTCTTTTGAAGCTCTACTTCAAGCCTTGCATAAAACGGCCTATTTCTCACAAAAGCGCCACTGTCTTCGCGTTATTTCTCGCATCCTTGCTGCATTCGACACCAATGAGAGCATAGAGGGAGAATTGCATAACTGTTTTTCGGGGAATAGTAATGACATAGATTTTTTTGAGCGTTTTGATCGATTTGTAGAGCTATGGAATGCAAGTAGTGCGCAGGCACAAGACCACTTTAAGGCAATGTTGGGAAGTTCTCATCGCGTGGAGAATCTCGTatgtgcagctgccgttgATGAGCAGTGCATTCCAAAAGCCGTGGAGGCGGCTCTTGTCACCTCGGTGGCTCGCGAAGTACTCGGTGTCTTGCTGATTATTGTCAGGGAAGCGAAAGCAGAgaccctctctcctcttttatTCGTTGTTAGCGACGCAGTATTTGGAGAGAGCGATGGTCTCCTCAAAGCTATTATTTGCAGTTATCGCTGGGGCTGGTATGGAGGACAGCAAACGATTCAAATGCTATCATGTGGTGTTTGGCGGACCTTGAACACCTCACTAAGTCTGCATCTGAAACTACTATCCGAGGTTTTCCAGAAAGACAGATCCGAGTGCGTTCGCTGCGAAAGATGTTTACGTGTGGCGAATGAGTGCGCATCTTCTCTTTCATTTTGGCAGTTATGTTTAGGTGAGACATCTGCAGAAATGCTTCCACACGAAACGGAGAAAAGCTTTTCTGCAATTCGTCTAGCGGAAGTACTGCAACTGCGAAACACATCGGTGTTGGAGTGTATTCGCTTGTTTTGTGACCATGAAAGTAATATAGCGACTGCTTTTTGCTTTAGCAATATCCGTCTGTTAGgggcttttttttccaccGGGGTTGTCTGTAAAATGCCCTCATGGGACCCTTTGCCATTACTGCGGTTGCTCCACCTTTGTGTCAGGGATGCTAAAGACTCTCCGGTGGAGTCTGAGCTGAGCGAGTGGTTGCAATTAAGTTGCTGGCTTCTTTTTGATCAAGTTCTCCTTTCCAGTGCTCCGCAAACAATTGGCGTTGTGAACGGAAAACAGTCCGCGGAAGCATTGATGTCCGTGGAATTAGCTACAGTTCTTATTCAGCTATCTAACCTGTTTTTCTGTTCCACTGCGAAAAGCGTTGAAGATGTTGCTATTTGTGTGGTTCGTTATGCAATGCGCAACGCTACGGTCTTCACAATGGGGGATATTAGCGAACGTCTTTTTTGGATGATTGTGCGCCACTGCATTTATGAGGTGTGGACTGCAATCACAGAGGAAACGGTCGTGCCGATGCGAGATCCCGAGATGGTAGCATTTCTGTGTCGTGCTCATGTAAAAGTAGGACTCCCGCTCTCCGTTCAGAGAGAGATCCACGCTCTATTCACACCACAGCTCCTCTTATACGGTAATACAGGGTCCGAGTTCGAGGATGATAGCCTTCGGTGTGTTCTCTGGCTTGTCGGCAATTTTGCAAGCAACGATGTGCACCCTTCAGTGTATCGTGGAGCTTCTTCGTTACTGCATGCATCGGAGTCGACAGACACTGCTGATAGTGGCGCCAAACCATCTGGTAGGCAGGTGTTGAAGTCTCTGCCTGTTGCGGAGCACAACCTCAGCCAAGACGACGCGCGTTCACTTTCCGTAGCTATTCATCGCGTTACAGCTCAGCTGGCACAAAGAGTGCTCTCAAATACTGCTGGTGCCACACCGACCAATGTTCTTGATGCTCTTGATGTTTTGTGCAACCTTGCGCGGCACGCATCAGCTAAGACTCGCCACccggcgcggctgctgtcAAACGACGTTGGTCTAGGGCAAGTGTACCGCACTGCATGCGATTTCATGGAGACGTTCCCTCTGCTATCTGCCGATGCTTCGCTGGATCCCCCTTCACATTGCCTTAATTATCTTCTGGGGCAACTaccaagagagaggcgtacTAACAACATTCCTGATGCTTTGTGCCTCAACATCATGGTATCGCTGTTGAGCATACTGTTGCAGGCGTGGTTACAAGAAAGTGCAGCTGACTCGGCGCCACCAGCTCAGCTTCCGTGTGCGCTCGCCTTGCATCTCCCCTACCTTTTGCGTAGTGACCTGCCGTCTTATATCTGCGCACTGCAGTGCCTTCGCAACTTGTCTGttcgtggcgcagctcctgaGGTGAAGGCGATCTACGACGTTGCGTTGCCGAGACTCATGGAGGATTTAGTTGACGCTCGGTGGGGTGCGGTGGTTTCAGGCTGTTGGTACGAGGTGCTCGTTGACTGCCTCGGTTGTGTTCCAGGCGCTCTGCGGGATGGTGATCGGCAGCTCTCTCGGCGCATCTGGGAAGggctgtggcgcggcgccGGCTCCATAGAGCTCAGCTGCAACCAGCACCTCAGCGAACGTGTTCAGCAGTCGCTTCAGCAGGTTATCAAGGGACTCACTCTCGAATCTGCGCAGTGGGAGCTCTGCCGCTTGGTTGTGCTTGATAGCGGTCTGCAGCGTCGGCGTATGGTAGCGACGCCTGTTGCGACTTCCACATTCTTGACGGAGCCTAGTGTCGAGGTCTACTTTTGGTTGGCACGGGAACTTCAGGAGCGGACGTGGCGCTCACTTCTTCTGCAGACACAGTCGGCCTTCGTACACCATGGCGCTGCGGTCCTCAACGCGGACAGCTCCCGATCTCTCGCGTTCGAATTCGAAAAAGCAGTTGTACTGGTTCACGAATCGCCCAACGAGAGGGGTGAGTTTGCAACCGGAAAAGAAGTTGTTTGCATCGTCGCTGAACGGGTGCGGGATTCACTTTTCAGCACCACAGACGCTGTACTTGCTGCTCTTAACCGTTTCGATTTCTCTGGCATCATACAGCGTCGCAGTGTTCTACACGAATTGGCCAAGATGATGGTGAGAAGTTCGAATGTAAGCCAGACAAGCGATTCGAGTAACCCGTCATGGGCTGAGGTGTACTTCGACGTTCTTTACGAGCGCGCAGCTTGGCATGACGAGGGTCTGTGGGTTGCGTGCGCACTGGCGACAGCCGCGGCTGGTAAAACTCAGCTGAGCTGGTCAAAGAGGGTGCTGGCGTCGCTGATTCCTGCTAGTTCAAGTGCTTGGAAACGCGAGCTGATGCGACGCATTGCCCAGCGCGCCAAAATCAGtggcgcgcagcaggaggcacGACAGTTTTTTGCGGACGCATCTGAGCGACTGTCGGCCTTGCAAAGGCCTCCTCCGTTGTGGAAGCGCGAACTACTTGCAGCGGTGTTGTTTGTGTTTTCTTCGTGA